TTTGTCCACCCCTTGTCAAAATGGCTTTTTAAATGGCTTCATCCAGACATAGGAATCAAAATTGCACATGCCTGGTCAGGCCATAGTCGAATCACCAATATCGAAAAGGATGAAAATAAATTTCTTGGAGAAGATGAGTGGCTATGGGCTTATTGTAAGGAAATTGAAAAAGAAACCCATTTCGATTACTATATTTTTGGACATCGCCATTTACCATTGGAGCTTGAGGTAGGAGAAAACTCCACCTACTTTAATCTTGGGGAATGGGTCAGTCAAAATACTTATCTAGAATTTGATGAGAAGGAAGTACTTTTGAAAACATTTGAAGGATGAATCGGCCATTCTTTTTAGTACTCCTCTTTATAAGTTTTACTTCTCTTGCACAACAAGAAAAACTGGGAAATCCCATATCCGAAATAACTATTGAGGGTCTGGACCTTGTTTCACTAGACACCAGGGATCAAATTTTCGCCAGTTCAACTTCTGGAGACATCTATCAGTTCAGTGAAAAAGGAAAGCAATTGAACCTTTTTTCTCCAGCTCGTCAGGGGAGATTACAACAATTAGAAGCCTCTTGGACAGTCAATATTTTTAGTTTCTCAGAGGATCTTCAGGAATATCGGATCTTGGATCGATTCTTAAAACAGCTGACCGAGAACAGCTTTCTACAAACAGATATTAACCTCGCGAAAGCTGCTACCTTAGGAAATAACAATATTGTATGGGTATGGGACGAGTCCGATCTAAGCCTCAAAATTCTCGACTATAGAAGAAACCTGGTGACACAATCCCAGCCGCTCAACCTTATCCTTAATTTAGGTCAAGTGGAAGTCTTGGAAATCAGGGAATTCAAGAATCGTTTGTTTATGAATGTTGAGGGAGAAGGTATTTTCATATTTGATAATCAAGGAAATTTCATTGAAAAAATCTCCTTGATCACAAAGCAAAGAATGTGTTTCTACAAAGAGCATTTACTTTGGGTAGAGAACACGCAATTAAATGCCATATCTATTTCTGACAACCAGGTATCGACTCTCATCGATGAATTACCATCAACTTTTGAATTTCTTCAAATAGGTCAAGAAAAGCTGGTTTTAAAGAGCAAAGGAAAATTGACCTTATACCCTATACCAAGCTGGCTCAAATCCTTTCCAGTTAATGAATAGTCCCCGTTTAAAACTTTAAGGTATCTGGCAAAAACTTAGCTGCCAAATCTTCATAATAAGGGCGCAATTCTTTGACATTTGGGGGAACAGCAGCCTTCGAATACAAATCGTAAGGATTGAATTTATCCACCCATTTAAATAATTGATGGTCATCCTTATTCATTAAGTGATCATAAGCCTTCTCTCTGTGCTGTGCATAAAAGCTATGATAACGAAGCATTGCCAAACCCTCTTCCGGCAAATAATCTTTCATGATTTGGTAAATATATTCATCATGGCCCCAAGACATATGCACTTGATCTAGCCCACAATTAGGCTTATACACCCCATATTTAGAATTCAGCAAGGGGTCCTGGCTATCTGGATTTTGTTTAAAAAATTCTGGGTAAACAATTTTATCCGAATGTTGGCATCCAACCGGAAAAGTATCACCCACCACACACCATTGAGGTTCCCCAAAAAGGCAAAGAACTTTACCAAGGTCATGCAGGAACCCTGTCAAAACAAACCATTCAGGATGTCCATCAGCCCTAATTGCTTCTGAGGTTTGAAGTAAATGTTGTGTCTGGTCCAAATCTGTATCCGGATCAGAATCATCTACCAAAGTATTTAAAAACTCCACAGCCTCCCAAAGAGTGATTTCTTTCTTGTCAAACTTGAGAAACTCTTTCTCTTTTTCAAGGACAAAATCATAGGTTTGATTGATATGGTTTAGCCTGTAAAACTCCTTGACGGTTTCTCGTTTGGGATCATCATAGTTCCGAAACTCCTCTTTTGCCTTTTCAGGAGCAGGATTTTCAGGATATCTCTCTAGTAAGTCTTCTTCCCAGAGTTCTTCCATTTCATGTGGGCTTACTTTTTTCATAGCATTAAAATTAATCTAATATACAGACATTCAACAATTTCACTGTCCTAGCCAGATATAAATAATTACAGTTAATATCACCAAAACACCTCCCAAAAGTCGAGAGTATTTCCATGGATTTAAGTCTAAAGGTCCAGTTTTAGGGAATTCAAATGTTCGAGTATTCG
Above is a window of Algoriphagus machipongonensis DNA encoding:
- a CDS encoding inositol oxygenase family protein; amino-acid sequence: MKKVSPHEMEELWEEDLLERYPENPAPEKAKEEFRNYDDPKRETVKEFYRLNHINQTYDFVLEKEKEFLKFDKKEITLWEAVEFLNTLVDDSDPDTDLDQTQHLLQTSEAIRADGHPEWFVLTGFLHDLGKVLCLFGEPQWCVVGDTFPVGCQHSDKIVYPEFFKQNPDSQDPLLNSKYGVYKPNCGLDQVHMSWGHDEYIYQIMKDYLPEEGLAMLRYHSFYAQHREKAYDHLMNKDDHQLFKWVDKFNPYDLYSKAAVPPNVKELRPYYEDLAAKFLPDTLKF